The Vicia villosa cultivar HV-30 ecotype Madison, WI linkage group LG1, Vvil1.0, whole genome shotgun sequence genome includes a region encoding these proteins:
- the LOC131649842 gene encoding putative F-box protein At3g16210, with amino-acid sequence MTKSYIPDDAAFSILSKLPLKSLHRFSCLQKSWSLDSSFMIKLKNNVIYNNPGDSFLPLYLSENELYYFRGERFEKKTKLDFPTSFNIQEFDIFGFSSVKGIFCLIEFLYTQPQRVVLWNPTTEEFKIIPPSLRVSRLIESSPHDDEWPEFYVHGFGYDQVNNDYKVVRCVQIPLTHYLHIFWEIYSLRNNCWSELKFKMPASYSDRQDLYVYTDETCHWLSAGA; translated from the coding sequence ATGACTAAAAGTTATATACCTGATGATGCTGCCTTCTCAATTTTATCAAAACTCCCTCTTAAATCTTTGCATCGATTTTCTTGTTTACAAAAATCATGGTCTCTAGATTCATCTTTCATGATCAAGCTCAAGAATAACGTAATATATAACAATCCTGGTGATTCATTTCTACCGTTATATTTATCTGAAAATGAGTTGTATTATTTTCGTGGAGAAAGATTCGAGAAGAAGACTAAATTAGATTTTCCAACTTCATTTAACATTCAAGAGTTTGATATATTTGGCTTTTCTAGTGTTAAAGGCATATTTTGTCTGATTGAATTTTTATATACACAACCTCAAAGAGTTGTATTGTGGAACCCAACCACCGAAGAATTCAAGATCATTCCTCCCAGCTTGCGTGTGTCACGTCTCATTGAATCTTCTCCCCATGATGATGAATGGCCAGAGTTTTATGTTCATGGATTTGGTTATGACCAAGTTAACAATGACTATAAGGTGGTTCGTTGTGTACAAATTCCTCTAACTCATTATCTACACATCTTTTGGGAGATATATAGCTTAAGAAATAATTGTTGGAGTGAACTTAAATTTAAGATGCCTGCTTCTTATTCGGATCGTCAGGATCTCTATGTGTACACCGACGAAACATGTCATTGGTTGTCT